From a single Papaver somniferum cultivar HN1 unplaced genomic scaffold, ASM357369v1 unplaced-scaffold_19, whole genome shotgun sequence genomic region:
- the LOC113338249 gene encoding cationic amino acid transporter 7, chloroplastic-like: MEESNGSSFSNLGAYGKALIETPKRLCLRAGSVSTTYEEMSRIRARSGSNMQKTLRWFDLVGFGIGGMVGAGVFVTTGRASLLYAGPAIVLSYAVAGLCALLSAFCYTEFAVDMPVAGGAFSYLRITFGEFAAFITGANLVMEYVVSNAAIARSFTAYLGTSIGVHTTQKWRFTVSGLPKGFNEIDFVAVIVVLIITLCVCYSTKESSVLNMVLTAVHILFIGFIIFIGFWRGELKNFTEPSNPKKPDGFFPYGISGVFSGAAMVYLSYIGYDAVSTMAEEVKNPKKDIPIGVSGSVVIVTVLYCAMAASMSMLVPYDAIDQEAPFSAAFRGLSDGWGWVSNLIGVGASFGILTSLLVSMLGQARYLCVIGRSNVVPAWFAKVNPRTYTPINASVFLGIFTAAIALFTDLEVLLNLVSIGTLFVFYMVANAVIYRRHVSIGTTNPWPTLSFLLSFSLTSILFTLIWQFATPGKPKAVMLGICTVIGVVIIQIFHFSVKQVRKPEFWGVPLMPWIPSISIFLNIFLLGSLDGASYVRFGFFSVLAVLVYVFYSVHASFDAEGDGCFDEKIEEMKKYNQEEEPNQNSNFDANNSLKV, encoded by the exons ATGGAGGAAAGCAATGGTTCTTCATTTTCTAACTTGGGAGCTTATGGTAAAGCTTTGATCGAGACTCCGAAGCGTTTATGTTTACGAGCTGGTTCCGTATCGACTACTTATGAAGAAATGAGTAGGATTCGTGCAAGGTCTGGTTCGAATATGCAGAAAACATTGagatggtttgatttggttgGGTTTGGTATTGGTGGTATGGTTGGTGCTGGTGTTTTTGTTACCACTGGTCGTGCTAGTCTTCTCTATGCTGGTCCAGCTATTGTTTTATCTTATGCTGTTGCTGGACTCTGTGCACTTCTTTCTGCTTTTTGTTATACTGAATTTGCTGTTGATATGCCTGTTGCTGGTGGTGCTTTCAGTTACCTCAGGATCACTTTCG GTGAATTTGCTGCATTTATAACTGGTGCAAATTTAGTAATGGAGTATGTAGTTTCTAATGCAGCCATTGCTAGAAGTTTTACAGCTTATCTAGGTACTTCAATTGGGGTACATACAACTCAGAAATGGAGATTCACAGTTTCAGGGTTACCCAAAGGGTTTAATGAAATTGATTTCGTTGCCGTCATCGTCGTATTGATCATTACTCTCTGTGTTTGTTACAG TACAAAGGAGAGTTCGGTGTTGAATATGGTGTTAACAGCAGTCCATATACTGTTTATCGGGTTCATAATATTCATCGGATTTTGGAGAGGAGAATTGAAGAATTTTACAGAACCATCAAATCCGAAAAAACCAGATGGGTTTTTTCCATATGGAATATCAGGAGTGTTTAGTGGTGCAGCAATGGTTTATTTAAGTTATATTGGATATGATGCTGTATCAACAATGGCTGAAGAAGTTAAGAATCCTAAGAAGGATATACCAATTGGTGTTTCTGGTTCAGTTGTTATTGTCACAGTTCTCTACTGTGCAATGGCCGCTTCAATGTCTATGCTGGTCCCTTATGATGCG ATTGATCAAGAGGCGCCATTTTCAGCAGCGTTCCGAGGATTATCCGACGGATGGGGATGGGTTTCAAATCTGATTGGTGTGGGGGCCAGTTTCGGAATATTGACATCCCTATTGGTTTCCATGCTGGGTCAGGCTCGATATCTCTGCGTAATCGGACGGTCTAATGTCGTTCCCGCCTGGTTCGCCAAGGTGAATCCGAGAACGTATACACCTATCAATGCTTCCGTCTTTCTTG GAATTTTTACGGCCGCAATAGCGCTGTTCACAGACCTTGAGGTTTTGTTGAACCTCGTATCTATTGGTACACTGTTCGTTTTCTACATGGTAGCTAATGCAGTCATTTACCGGCGGCACGTATCGATAGGGACGACAAATCCATGGCCTACATTATCTTTCCTACTAAGTTTCTCACTCACATCCATCCTTTTTACCTTGATATGGCAATTTGCTACACCAGGGAAGCCCAAAGCAGTAATGCTTGGTATATGTACAGTAATTGGTGTGGTAATAATACAAATATTTCATTTTAGTGTAAAACAAGTTAGGAAACCAGAGTTTTGGGGAGTCCCATTGATGCCATGGATACCGTCGATTTCGATATTTTTGAACATATTTTTGTTAGGATCTCTTGATGGAGCTTCTTATGTGAGGTTTGGGTTCTTCTCGGTTCTCGCAGTCCTAGTTTATGTTTTTTACAGTGTCCATGCTAGTTTCGATGCCGAGGGAGATGGGTGTTTTGATGAGAAGATTGAGGAAATGAAGAAATACaatcaagaagaagaaccaaATCAAAATAGTAATTTTGATGCTAATAACAGTCTAAAAGTGTAA